One genomic region from Glaciimonas sp. PAMC28666 encodes:
- a CDS encoding ATP-binding protein, with the protein MMIQTILTQLRSLKLDGLACALVEQLTFPGMTAMSFEERLALLVDRAIHTRNVRKLVRLLAQTKLKCAQASIEDIDTRPARGIDRGVFSEETT; encoded by the coding sequence ATGATGATACAAACCATATTGACGCAATTGCGTAGCCTCAAACTTGACGGTCTGGCTTGCGCACTGGTGGAGCAATTGACTTTTCCTGGCATGACGGCGATGAGCTTTGAAGAACGCCTGGCCCTGCTGGTTGATCGCGCAATTCATACTCGCAATGTTCGCAAGCTGGTGCGTTTGCTGGCGCAAACCAAATTGAAGTGTGCCCAGGCGAGTATTGAAGATATCGATACCCGTCCGGCAAGGGGGATTGATCGCGGTGTTTTTTCAGAAGAGACTACTTAA